In Vibrio marisflavi CECT 7928, the following are encoded in one genomic region:
- a CDS encoding response regulator, which produces MTTNIRVMIIEDDQGIAEVHNRYLSQMEGFDVVGIATSQNEAEMQLDILQPDLVLLDIYLPDGNGLEILSQVRQQKQHCDVILITAARDVNTLQEAMRGGVVDYLLKPVIFSRLESALQKYSAQKQQLATVSDLDQKLVDKMLQSSTKTEPESDRLPKGIDGVTLDKIRGLFTSDTQMSADDAGVKIGASRTTARRYLEYLISTGELEADVHYGSVGRPERTYKKQVR; this is translated from the coding sequence ATGACGACAAATATAAGGGTAATGATCATTGAAGACGATCAGGGCATTGCTGAGGTGCACAATCGCTATTTAAGTCAGATGGAAGGGTTTGACGTTGTCGGAATCGCGACTTCGCAAAATGAAGCCGAAATGCAATTAGATATATTGCAGCCAGACTTGGTTCTGCTGGATATTTACTTACCAGACGGGAATGGTTTAGAAATACTTAGCCAAGTTAGGCAGCAAAAGCAGCATTGCGACGTCATATTGATTACTGCTGCCCGTGATGTTAACACGTTGCAAGAAGCCATGCGCGGTGGTGTTGTTGATTACTTACTAAAGCCGGTTATTTTTTCTCGCCTAGAATCGGCTTTGCAGAAATATTCGGCTCAGAAACAGCAGCTGGCAACGGTTTCTGATTTGGACCAGAAATTAGTGGACAAGATGTTGCAGTCATCGACCAAGACGGAGCCCGAGAGTGATAGGTTACCTAAAGGCATTGATGGCGTAACGCTTGATAAAATTCGCGGTTTGTTTACGAGTGACACCCAGATGTCTGCCGATGATGCAGGAGTAAAAATAGGCGCAAGTCGCACAACCGCAAGGCGATATTTAGAGTATCTGATCAGTACAGGTGAGCTTGAAGCGGATGTACATTATGGCTCTGTTGGTAGGCCAGAAAGAACGTATAAAAAACAAGTCAGGTAA
- a CDS encoding ATP-binding protein, whose product MRWRNLSFRRRLLVIMTLSGLIELLLLTAAGFVYIKHSQQEEMGLKALGIAQFLAKSPVVIDMVNNEEAEELPLEFKELTELIGATFIVIGNEKGIRLVHPMEERLGKPMKGGDNEQALKQGRSYVSYAKGSLGKSVRGKTPVVDQDGNIIGVISVGYLLDSLQDRIEPYLAFLISMAFLVVIANAILSNYASRRFQKAILGFEPEEIGRLYVELDVTMSTIKEGVISIDNEGTVRSINKSACEILKVERDDVINKPIKTALPDSDLEDILKTQQPQHDVDLYMNDQRIVANRNPIIVKGKVAGAVSSFRRKDEITELTQQLAKTREYADLLRSQTHEHQNKLNTISGLVQLGETEQVQKLIGQESERYQALIGFIRDAVKDPLLAGLLLGKTERARELGLLLEIDSGTRLEPLPVSIEAEDLVTILGNLIDNAFDAMKEERNSISSSKVLVSVSDYGAEIILEVEDTGCGLPDDISIHKLLEKGVSSKANGTRGVGLYLVNKLVNRYGGQLELGAGAVKGTRATVYIPKGKQV is encoded by the coding sequence ATTCGTTGGAGAAATCTTAGCTTTCGTCGCCGCCTGTTAGTGATTATGACGTTATCCGGCTTGATTGAGCTTTTACTGCTCACCGCTGCTGGTTTTGTGTATATCAAACATTCTCAGCAAGAAGAAATGGGCCTTAAAGCGTTGGGTATTGCGCAGTTTCTCGCGAAATCACCTGTTGTAATCGATATGGTGAACAACGAAGAAGCTGAAGAGTTGCCCCTAGAGTTCAAAGAGCTGACTGAACTGATTGGCGCCACTTTCATTGTTATAGGTAATGAAAAGGGCATTCGATTAGTTCATCCGATGGAAGAGCGTTTGGGCAAGCCGATGAAAGGCGGCGACAACGAGCAAGCGTTAAAACAAGGTCGCTCGTATGTTTCCTATGCAAAAGGCTCTTTAGGCAAGTCTGTTCGTGGTAAAACACCTGTTGTCGACCAAGATGGCAATATTATTGGCGTTATTTCGGTGGGCTACTTGTTGGATAGCTTGCAAGATCGAATCGAACCTTACCTCGCTTTTTTGATTTCAATGGCGTTTCTGGTTGTGATAGCAAATGCGATATTGTCGAACTATGCTTCTCGTCGCTTCCAAAAGGCAATATTAGGCTTTGAGCCTGAGGAAATTGGTCGATTATATGTAGAGCTTGATGTCACCATGAGTACGATAAAGGAAGGTGTGATAAGCATCGATAACGAAGGAACAGTGCGCTCTATCAATAAGAGTGCTTGTGAAATTCTCAAAGTAGAGCGCGATGATGTCATTAATAAGCCAATCAAAACTGCGCTACCTGATAGCGATCTAGAAGATATACTAAAAACTCAGCAGCCTCAGCATGATGTTGATCTTTATATGAATGATCAACGAATTGTTGCCAACCGAAACCCTATTATTGTGAAAGGCAAAGTTGCAGGTGCAGTATCTAGTTTTCGCCGTAAAGACGAAATAACAGAGCTGACACAACAATTAGCGAAGACACGAGAGTATGCGGATTTGCTTCGCTCTCAAACCCATGAACATCAAAATAAACTCAATACAATTAGTGGATTAGTTCAGCTTGGCGAAACAGAGCAAGTGCAGAAGTTAATTGGCCAAGAATCCGAACGTTACCAAGCATTAATCGGTTTTATACGTGATGCAGTTAAAGATCCGCTGCTCGCTGGCTTATTACTGGGAAAAACCGAGCGAGCTCGTGAGTTGGGTTTATTGCTTGAGATAGATTCGGGAACGCGTTTAGAACCTTTACCAGTCAGTATTGAGGCCGAAGATTTGGTGACGATATTAGGCAATTTGATCGACAATGCATTTGATGCAATGAAGGAAGAGAGAAATAGTATTAGTTCTAGCAAAGTGTTGGTGTCTGTGAGTGACTATGGCGCTGAAATTATCTTAGAAGTAGAAGATACTGGTTGTGGATTGCCAGATGATATTTCAATTCACAAGCTTTTAGAAAAAGGTGTATCCAGCAAAGCGAATGGTACTCGAGGTGTTGGATTGTATTTGGTGAACAAGTTAGTCAATCGATATGGTGGGCAGCTAGAGTTAGGGGCAGGAGCGGTGAAAGGAACTCGCGCAACGGTATATATTCCCAAAGGCAAGCAAGTATGA
- the rapA gene encoding RNA polymerase-associated protein RapA produces the protein MTFALGQRWISDTESDLGLGTVVAVDIRTVTLMFTASDENRVYAINDAPVTRVTFNVGDVVQSQEGWSLKVTDVQESNNIVTYKGTREDTQEADVSLREIMLSHQIRFNKPQDKLFAGQIDRMDNFVLRYRALVNQYDQNKSSMRGLCGIRAGLIPHQLHIAHEVGRRHAPRVLLADEVGLGKTIEAGMIIHQQVLAGRAERILIVVPETLQHQWLVEMMRRFNLHFSIFDEERCVEAYAESDNPFDTQQLVLCSLDFLKKSKKRHTQAMEAEWDLLVVDEAHHLEWSQEKVSREYQVIEGLAESTPGVLLLTATPEQLGRESHFARLRLLDPDRFYDYEAFVQEEQQYEPVADAVSALMSGEALAYEAKNRITEILSEQDVEPLFRILESSASEEEKAAARQELTENLMDRHGTGRVLFRNTRSAIEGFPERNVHLMPMDIPSQYATSMRVSGMLGGKMPKEARALKNLYPEEIFQEFEGDEASWWQFDTRVNWLIEKVKQKRSEKILVIASRATTALQLEQALREREGIRATVFHEGMSIIERDKAAAYFAQEEGGAQLLLCSEIGSEGRNFQFANQLVMFDLPFNPDLLEQRIGRLDRIGQKRDIDVHVPYLKDTAQEILARWFDEGLNAFRDTCPTGRSVYDRFSESLIEMLASGDTSELDSVIAESAKLNQSLKAQLEHGRDRLLEIHSHGGEEAKELVEQIAAKDGDINLVTFALGLFDTIGLNQDDKGENALVVTPSERMMVPSYPGLPYEGATITFDRDTALSREDMHFMSWEHPMIQGGIDLIMSEGVGTSAVSLLKNKALPVGTILLELVYVVDAQAPKSSGIDKFLPATPIRLILDSKGNDLSSQVEFESFNRQLSPINRHMASKIVASVQGQVHSLIDAGDTQILSQLESVKQQAEKEMNDSLNSELERLLALKAVNPNIRDEEITALEQQVKELTEYIGRAQVQLDSLRLIAVSHN, from the coding sequence ATGACTTTTGCTTTGGGGCAGCGCTGGATAAGCGATACGGAAAGTGATCTAGGATTAGGAACCGTTGTTGCGGTAGATATTCGAACTGTGACGTTAATGTTTACGGCATCAGATGAAAACCGCGTTTACGCTATCAATGATGCTCCGGTAACAAGAGTGACGTTCAATGTCGGGGATGTTGTTCAGAGCCAAGAAGGTTGGTCGCTGAAAGTAACAGACGTACAAGAGAGCAACAATATAGTCACCTACAAAGGTACTCGAGAAGACACTCAAGAAGCGGATGTTTCGCTTCGTGAAATCATGCTTAGCCACCAGATTCGATTCAACAAACCTCAAGATAAGTTGTTTGCAGGCCAAATCGATCGCATGGACAACTTTGTGCTTCGCTATCGTGCACTAGTGAACCAATATGATCAGAACAAGAGCTCGATGCGCGGCTTATGTGGTATTCGAGCAGGGCTGATTCCTCATCAATTACATATTGCTCATGAAGTTGGTCGTAGGCATGCTCCCCGCGTTCTTCTCGCTGATGAAGTTGGCCTAGGTAAGACTATTGAAGCAGGTATGATCATTCATCAGCAAGTGCTTGCTGGCAGAGCTGAACGTATTCTTATCGTCGTGCCAGAAACTCTTCAGCACCAGTGGCTGGTGGAAATGATGCGTCGATTCAACCTGCATTTTTCCATTTTTGATGAAGAGCGCTGCGTAGAAGCATACGCTGAATCCGACAATCCATTCGATACGCAGCAACTGGTACTTTGCTCCTTAGACTTTTTGAAAAAGAGCAAGAAGCGTCATACGCAAGCAATGGAAGCTGAATGGGACTTACTTGTTGTTGATGAAGCTCATCACTTGGAGTGGAGCCAAGAAAAAGTCAGCCGCGAATATCAAGTTATCGAAGGGCTGGCAGAGTCTACACCGGGCGTTTTGCTATTAACGGCAACGCCAGAGCAGCTTGGTCGAGAAAGCCACTTCGCACGCTTACGCCTGTTAGATCCAGACAGATTCTATGATTACGAGGCGTTTGTTCAAGAAGAGCAGCAATATGAGCCTGTAGCTGATGCAGTATCCGCGTTAATGTCGGGTGAGGCGTTAGCCTATGAAGCGAAAAATCGGATTACCGAAATTTTAAGTGAGCAAGACGTTGAGCCTTTGTTCCGAATACTAGAAAGTTCAGCTTCTGAGGAAGAGAAAGCAGCAGCGAGACAAGAGCTAACTGAAAACTTGATGGACAGGCATGGTACAGGTCGAGTTCTATTTAGAAATACTCGCTCCGCAATCGAAGGTTTTCCTGAGCGAAATGTTCACTTAATGCCAATGGATATTCCTAGCCAGTATGCGACATCAATGCGAGTGAGTGGCATGCTTGGTGGCAAGATGCCAAAAGAAGCGCGAGCGCTGAAAAACCTTTACCCAGAGGAAATTTTCCAAGAGTTTGAAGGTGATGAAGCGAGCTGGTGGCAATTTGACACTCGTGTAAATTGGCTAATCGAGAAAGTAAAACAAAAACGTAGTGAAAAAATCTTGGTGATTGCTTCACGCGCGACGACTGCGCTGCAGCTAGAGCAAGCACTGCGTGAACGCGAAGGCATTCGTGCAACCGTGTTCCATGAAGGAATGTCAATCATTGAGCGTGACAAAGCCGCTGCATACTTTGCTCAAGAAGAAGGTGGCGCTCAACTATTGCTATGTAGTGAAATTGGTTCTGAAGGACGCAATTTCCAATTCGCTAATCAGTTAGTGATGTTTGATTTGCCTTTCAACCCAGACTTGCTAGAACAACGCATAGGACGCTTAGATCGTATCGGTCAAAAGCGTGATATTGACGTTCACGTTCCATACCTAAAAGATACCGCGCAAGAGATCCTTGCACGTTGGTTTGATGAAGGCTTGAATGCTTTTAGAGATACTTGTCCAACAGGTCGTTCAGTTTACGACAGGTTCTCTGAGTCTCTTATTGAAATGCTCGCCTCAGGCGATACCTCAGAGTTGGATTCGGTTATCGCTGAGTCAGCTAAGCTAAACCAATCACTGAAAGCTCAATTAGAACATGGTCGCGACCGCTTGTTGGAGATCCATTCTCACGGTGGAGAAGAGGCCAAAGAACTAGTGGAACAAATCGCAGCTAAAGACGGTGATATTAACCTAGTCACTTTTGCTCTTGGTCTATTTGATACTATCGGTTTAAACCAAGATGACAAAGGTGAGAATGCTCTGGTTGTCACACCATCTGAGCGTATGATGGTACCAAGCTATCCAGGTTTACCGTATGAAGGGGCAACCATCACCTTTGATCGTGATACTGCGCTTTCACGTGAAGATATGCACTTTATGAGTTGGGAACACCCAATGATTCAAGGTGGTATTGATTTAATTATGAGTGAAGGTGTTGGAACTAGCGCGGTTTCGCTATTGAAAAACAAAGCGCTACCTGTAGGTACTATCTTGCTTGAATTGGTTTATGTGGTTGATGCACAGGCGCCGAAAAGCAGCGGTATTGATAAGTTTTTACCAGCAACGCCAATTCGTCTGATTTTGGACTCCAAGGGTAACGATCTCTCTTCGCAAGTTGAGTTTGAAAGCTTTAACCGTCAGCTGTCACCAATCAATCGTCATATGGCAAGTAAGATTGTTGCTTCGGTACAAGGTCAAGTTCATAGCTTAATTGATGCTGGTGATACACAAATTCTGTCGCAATTGGAATCTGTGAAACAGCAAGCTGAAAAGGAAATGAACGACAGCTTAAATAGCGAGCTAGAAAGATTGCTCGCTTTGAAAGCGGTTAACCCGAATATTCGTGATGAAGAAATTACCGCTTTAGAACAGCAAGTTAAAGAGTTAACAGAATACATTGGCAGAGCTCAAGTTCAGCTAGATTCCTTACGTTTAATCGCCGTTTCTCACAACTAA
- a CDS encoding PhoH family protein, with the protein MGDTDRKLFVLDTNILLHEPFAIYSFQEHDVVIPMTVLEELDRIKDSKRDVARDARVAIRALEDIFRDATPDEISEGINFSTELDATGTISILADFELQETVKAFADKAGDNRILNGVLYLQNKRAPREVVLVTKDINMRLRAKGAGVRFVEDYRTDQLIDDVQYLTKGFQQCEGEFWSNVDQVESYSLEGKAFHTLSREPFEPTFINQYVIDEESDFAARVEKIETETITVRDLSRERMMNRKAWDISPKNVYQGMAMDALLDPDIDLVILTGAAGSGKTLLAMATALEQTIERGMFDKIIVTRNTPDIGESIGFLPGTEEEKMLPWLAAVTDTLEALHKNDHCTEGSMKYICEKANIQFKSINFMRGRSIQNAFVLLDECQNLTASQIKTIITRCGEGTKIVCSGNLAQIDSHYLTPVTSGLTYMVERFKNFEGSANIHLNGVVRSRLAEFAEENL; encoded by the coding sequence ATGGGCGATACCGATCGGAAACTATTTGTACTCGATACCAATATTCTTCTGCACGAACCTTTTGCCATATATTCCTTCCAAGAACACGATGTCGTTATCCCAATGACAGTCCTCGAAGAACTAGACAGAATCAAAGACAGCAAACGAGATGTCGCACGCGATGCTCGAGTTGCTATCCGTGCACTAGAAGACATTTTCCGTGACGCCACCCCAGATGAGATATCAGAAGGTATTAACTTTTCAACTGAATTGGACGCCACTGGCACCATCTCTATTCTGGCAGACTTTGAGTTGCAAGAAACCGTTAAGGCTTTTGCCGACAAAGCTGGCGACAATCGGATTTTGAATGGCGTATTGTATTTACAAAACAAACGCGCTCCTCGAGAAGTCGTCTTAGTGACAAAAGACATCAACATGCGCCTTCGAGCAAAAGGGGCTGGTGTTAGATTTGTCGAAGACTATCGAACCGACCAACTGATCGATGATGTTCAGTACTTAACCAAAGGCTTTCAACAATGCGAAGGCGAGTTTTGGAGTAATGTCGATCAAGTAGAGAGCTACAGCCTTGAAGGTAAAGCGTTCCATACTCTTAGTCGTGAACCCTTTGAACCGACCTTTATCAATCAATATGTGATTGACGAAGAGAGTGACTTTGCCGCTCGCGTCGAGAAAATAGAAACGGAAACCATTACCGTTCGCGATCTAAGTCGTGAGCGCATGATGAACCGTAAAGCGTGGGATATTTCACCCAAAAATGTCTATCAAGGCATGGCAATGGACGCCCTGCTCGACCCAGATATCGATTTGGTAATTCTCACTGGTGCTGCGGGTAGTGGTAAGACCTTACTTGCTATGGCTACAGCCTTAGAACAAACCATTGAGCGTGGTATGTTCGATAAGATCATAGTAACCCGAAATACACCTGACATTGGCGAATCTATTGGTTTTTTACCCGGCACAGAAGAAGAGAAAATGTTACCTTGGCTGGCGGCAGTAACAGATACTCTTGAGGCCTTGCACAAAAACGATCACTGCACCGAAGGGTCCATGAAGTACATTTGCGAAAAAGCCAATATCCAGTTCAAGTCGATTAACTTTATGCGTGGTCGTTCGATTCAGAACGCTTTTGTGCTGCTCGATGAGTGTCAAAACCTCACCGCCTCACAAATTAAAACTATCATCACACGCTGCGGCGAAGGCACCAAGATTGTCTGTTCAGGCAACCTAGCGCAAATTGATTCTCACTACCTAACCCCTGTCACCTCAGGTTTAACCTACATGGTTGAAAGGTTTAAGAACTTTGAAGGCAGCGCCAATATCCATCTAAATGGTGTAGTTAGAAGTCGTCTTGCGGAGTTTGCTGAAGAGAATTTATAG
- the argF gene encoding ornithine carbamoyltransferase, which produces MANLKQKNFLKLFDFTSSEIHYLIQLAAKLKKEKKQGIKSQPLSGKNIALIFEKDSTRTRCAFEVAAFDLGANVSYLGPSGSQLGHKETMKDTARVLGRMYDGIEYRGFGQELVESLGKHAGVPVWNGLTDEFHPTQVLADFLTMLEHCNNKPLNQIKFAYLGDARNNVANSLVVGAAKMGMDIRLVAPKEYWPEQSLVEKCQKVATETGAKISLTEEVTSGVIGCDFVYTDVWVSMGEPIESWDERVKQMLPYQVNSNLLAATQNPNVKFMHCLPAFHNNDTVIGKQIAEKYGLNGLEVTEEVFESKASIVFDEAENRMHTIKAVMLATLGD; this is translated from the coding sequence ATGGCGAATTTAAAGCAGAAAAACTTTCTTAAACTCTTCGATTTTACCAGTAGTGAAATCCACTACTTAATTCAGTTAGCTGCCAAGCTAAAGAAGGAAAAGAAGCAAGGCATTAAAAGTCAGCCTCTAAGTGGCAAAAATATCGCTCTCATTTTCGAAAAAGACTCAACAAGAACACGCTGTGCATTTGAAGTCGCTGCCTTCGATCTCGGCGCTAACGTGTCTTACCTTGGGCCATCTGGTTCACAGTTAGGCCACAAAGAAACCATGAAAGATACCGCTCGCGTATTGGGCCGTATGTATGATGGCATCGAGTACCGCGGCTTTGGTCAAGAGTTAGTGGAAAGTCTTGGTAAGCACGCCGGTGTCCCTGTATGGAATGGTTTAACCGATGAATTCCATCCGACTCAAGTGTTAGCCGACTTCTTAACCATGTTGGAACATTGCAATAATAAACCTCTCAATCAAATTAAATTCGCTTACTTGGGTGATGCTCGCAACAATGTCGCCAACTCTCTAGTCGTGGGGGCGGCAAAAATGGGCATGGATATCCGCTTGGTTGCGCCAAAAGAATATTGGCCAGAACAAAGCCTTGTAGAGAAGTGCCAAAAAGTCGCCACTGAAACAGGCGCGAAGATTTCACTTACTGAAGAAGTAACATCTGGCGTCATTGGCTGCGATTTTGTCTATACCGACGTTTGGGTTTCTATGGGAGAGCCTATTGAATCTTGGGATGAAAGAGTCAAACAGATGTTACCTTATCAAGTGAACTCAAACTTGCTAGCTGCCACCCAGAATCCTAACGTCAAATTTATGCACTGCTTACCCGCTTTTCACAACAACGATACCGTGATAGGAAAGCAAATCGCCGAGAAATATGGCCTAAACGGCTTGGAAGTCACTGAAGAAGTATTTGAATCCAAGGCATCGATTGTTTTCGATGAAGCAGAAAATCGCATGCACACGATCAAAGCTGTTATGCTTGCTACATTGGGCGATTAA
- the pyrB gene encoding aspartate carbamoyltransferase: MSSLYQKHIISIPELSRAELELIVDTASQLKAKPNPELIKNKVVASCFFEPSTRTRLSFETAIQRIGGDVIGFDSGGNTSLAKKGETLADSVQVISSYVDAFVMRHPQEGAARLASEFSKNVPVINAGDGANQHPTQTLLDLFTISETQERLDDLNVAFVGDLKYGRTVHSLTQALAKFNNVRFYFIAPEALAMPDYICEELDEAGIQYSCHTDMESVIPELDILYMTRVQKERFDESEYAHIKSAYILRAELLADARENLKVLHPLPRVDEITVDVDATPHAYYFQQAENGVFARQALLALVLNETL; this comes from the coding sequence GTGAGCTCGCTTTATCAAAAACACATCATCTCGATTCCAGAGCTTTCGCGCGCAGAGCTGGAACTGATCGTTGACACCGCTAGCCAATTGAAAGCTAAACCTAATCCAGAGCTTATAAAAAATAAAGTTGTGGCTAGCTGCTTCTTTGAGCCTTCAACACGTACCCGTTTGTCCTTTGAAACTGCAATTCAGCGTATTGGTGGCGACGTGATCGGATTTGATAGCGGAGGTAATACGTCTTTAGCGAAGAAGGGAGAAACACTGGCGGATTCTGTTCAAGTGATATCATCCTATGTCGACGCCTTTGTCATGCGCCACCCTCAAGAGGGCGCAGCACGTTTAGCTTCAGAATTCTCAAAAAACGTTCCAGTCATCAATGCTGGCGACGGTGCCAATCAGCATCCAACTCAAACTTTGCTAGATCTTTTCACCATTTCAGAAACGCAAGAAAGGCTCGACGATCTCAATGTCGCTTTTGTTGGGGATTTGAAATATGGCCGTACTGTTCACTCCTTGACTCAAGCTCTGGCCAAATTTAACAATGTTCGCTTCTACTTTATTGCCCCAGAAGCATTGGCAATGCCAGATTACATTTGCGAAGAGCTAGATGAAGCAGGCATCCAATATAGCTGCCACACAGACATGGAGAGTGTGATCCCAGAGCTAGATATTCTCTACATGACTCGCGTACAGAAAGAACGATTTGATGAATCAGAATACGCGCACATTAAGTCTGCTTATATTCTTAGAGCAGAGCTACTGGCAGATGCTAGAGAAAACCTCAAGGTTCTTCACCCACTACCGAGGGTCGATGAGATCACCGTTGATGTAGACGCAACACCGCATGCTTATTACTTCCAACAAGCAGAGAATGGTGTGTTTGCTCGCCAAGCACTTTTAGCATTAGTTCTAAACGAAACATTGTAA
- the pyrI gene encoding aspartate carbamoyltransferase regulatory subunit, translating to MVKETQLQVEAIKNGTVIDHIPAQVGIKVLKLFDMHNSNQRVTVGLNLPSSALGNKDLLKIENIFISEEQANKLALYAPNATVNQIEDYQVVKKLALQLPETISDVFSCPNSNCITHNEPVASSFSVLEKKNEVRLRCKYCEKVFSREIVTER from the coding sequence ATGGTAAAAGAAACTCAATTACAAGTTGAAGCGATCAAGAACGGCACAGTTATCGATCACATTCCTGCCCAAGTCGGTATCAAAGTTCTGAAGCTGTTTGATATGCACAATTCAAATCAACGAGTGACTGTAGGTCTAAATTTGCCTTCTTCTGCGCTTGGCAACAAAGACCTGCTTAAAATAGAAAATATCTTCATCAGTGAAGAACAAGCCAATAAGCTAGCGCTCTATGCACCTAATGCTACGGTTAACCAAATTGAAGATTATCAGGTGGTCAAAAAACTGGCTCTGCAACTTCCCGAAACCATCAGTGATGTGTTTAGCTGCCCGAACAGCAACTGTATCACTCACAACGAACCAGTTGCCTCTAGCTTTTCTGTTTTAGAAAAGAAAAATGAAGTTCGCCTTAGGTGCAAATACTGCGAGAAAGTGTTTTCTAGAGAAATTGTGACAGAACGTTAA
- a CDS encoding RidA family protein has translation MTKVLQTDSAPAAIGPYVQGVDLGNMVMTSGQIPLDPKTGEFSDNIQEQARQSLENVKAVVESSGLTVADIVKMTVFVKDLNDFGAVNEVYGKFFDEHQVSNYPARSCVEVARLPKDVGIEIEAIAVRK, from the coding sequence ATGACAAAAGTTCTTCAAACTGACTCAGCGCCAGCAGCTATCGGACCTTATGTACAAGGTGTTGACCTTGGCAACATGGTAATGACATCTGGCCAAATTCCACTAGACCCTAAGACTGGAGAGTTTTCTGACAACATTCAAGAGCAAGCTCGCCAGTCACTAGAAAATGTCAAAGCCGTCGTGGAATCTTCAGGGCTTACCGTTGCTGATATTGTGAAAATGACAGTGTTTGTAAAAGACTTGAATGACTTTGGTGCGGTTAACGAAGTTTATGGTAAGTTTTTCGACGAGCACCAAGTGTCAAACTATCCTGCTCGTTCTTGTGTGGAAGTCGCTCGCCTACCAAAAGACGTTGGTATCGAGATTGAAGCGATTGCAGTACGTAAATAG
- the djlA gene encoding co-chaperone DjlA translates to MRIFGKILGIFFGFLFGGVFGAILGMLLGHQFDKARRFNQGGFANNPFGSGPSQAERQAEFFKSAFAVMGHLAKSKGQVTQSEIQLASAMMDRMNLHGEQRKAAQEAFREGKESGFPLESVLERVRVSTGGRHDLMQFFLELQISAAFADGNVHPSEREVLHRVASGLGFTSGQLERRIRMFEAAFRFQQSGGFGGQQGGFGQGNSGWQQASEKDQLSAAYDVLGVSEDANSQEVKRAYRKLMNEHHPDKLMAKGLPPEMMNVAKEKSQEIQNAYDMIKKVKGFK, encoded by the coding sequence ATGCGTATTTTTGGCAAAATTCTTGGTATCTTTTTTGGTTTTTTATTCGGGGGTGTATTCGGCGCCATACTAGGGATGTTGCTTGGTCATCAGTTTGATAAAGCTCGCCGATTTAATCAAGGGGGATTTGCAAATAATCCATTTGGCTCGGGACCAAGTCAAGCTGAGAGACAAGCCGAGTTTTTTAAATCCGCCTTTGCTGTAATGGGGCACCTAGCTAAATCAAAAGGACAAGTTACCCAATCTGAGATTCAATTAGCATCTGCAATGATGGATCGTATGAACCTCCATGGCGAGCAACGTAAAGCCGCTCAGGAAGCGTTTAGAGAAGGTAAAGAGTCAGGCTTTCCTTTAGAAAGTGTATTGGAGCGAGTAAGAGTTTCAACCGGTGGACGCCATGACTTGATGCAGTTCTTTTTGGAGCTACAAATCTCTGCGGCATTTGCCGATGGAAATGTTCACCCTAGCGAGCGAGAGGTTCTACATCGAGTAGCCAGCGGGCTGGGCTTTACGTCAGGCCAACTGGAAAGACGAATCCGCATGTTTGAAGCTGCATTTCGATTCCAGCAAAGTGGTGGGTTTGGCGGTCAACAAGGCGGCTTTGGCCAGGGTAATAGCGGCTGGCAGCAAGCGTCAGAAAAAGACCAATTGTCAGCAGCGTACGATGTGTTGGGAGTAAGTGAGGATGCCAACAGTCAAGAAGTCAAACGTGCTTATAGAAAACTGATGAACGAACATCACCCAGATAAGCTGATGGCGAAAGGATTACCGCCAGAGATGATGAATGTCGCTAAAGAGAAGTCGCAAGAGATTCAAAATGCTTACGATATGATTAAGAAGGTGAAAGGCTTTAAGTAA